One segment of Streptomyces sp. NA02950 DNA contains the following:
- a CDS encoding TetR-like C-terminal domain-containing protein, with protein MTERPPHGSARPGGRTARTRTAVLTAALDELDVAGFGALTLDKLAVRSGVHVSTIRRRWRTVEGVIGDLLAQQSTTIPTPDSGGLRQDLHELASAIADFHATPRNRNLIEGIAAAAAHDPRVADIVRGAFTARTEHVTQLVQRAVARGELTADTDAKEVIAALSAPFYYRILILRGTVDARLVHTSAEAAYLAARAGAFGPPETETSCRTRKDTPHEGAPTAVLRAHA; from the coding sequence ATGACTGAGCGACCACCACACGGCTCGGCCCGCCCGGGCGGACGAACCGCCCGCACCCGCACCGCCGTTCTCACGGCTGCCCTGGACGAGCTCGACGTCGCGGGATTCGGCGCGCTCACCCTCGACAAACTCGCCGTGCGCTCCGGCGTCCATGTGTCGACGATCCGCCGCCGCTGGCGCACCGTCGAGGGCGTCATCGGTGATCTGCTGGCCCAGCAGAGCACCACCATTCCCACCCCCGACTCCGGTGGCCTCCGCCAGGACCTGCACGAACTGGCCAGTGCCATCGCCGACTTCCACGCCACACCCCGCAACCGCAACCTCATCGAAGGCATCGCGGCGGCGGCCGCACACGACCCGCGCGTCGCGGACATCGTGCGCGGCGCCTTCACCGCGCGCACCGAGCACGTCACACAGCTCGTACAGCGCGCGGTCGCCCGCGGCGAACTCACCGCGGACACCGATGCGAAAGAGGTCATCGCGGCCCTCAGCGCCCCCTTCTACTACCGCATCCTCATCCTGCGCGGCACCGTCGACGCCCGTCTGGTGCACACGAGTGCCGAGGCGGCGTATCTCGCGGCACGCGCGGGGGCGTTCGGCCCACCGGAGACGGAAACCAGCTGCCGGACGCGGAAGGACACACCTCACGAGGGCGCTCCCACCGCCGTTCTCCGCGCCCACGCGTGA
- a CDS encoding bifunctional 2-polyprenyl-6-hydroxyphenol methylase/3-demethylubiquinol 3-O-methyltransferase UbiG — protein MTTLPDRVLRALDQFNATHPWDHNAHYHRWILRQLPRRLETALDIGCGSGDLARLLATRARTVRGIDSDPAIITRARELTDPAAPVAFTVANALTGIPSGRYDVITCVAAIHHLPFTEALTTFRERLAPGGTLVVVGLARPTTPGDHLLGAAAVPLNVATGWLKNRGRQAPRPPSMTARTRPAEMSFPDIVRRARDTLPGARLRRRLFWRYTLVCHRR, from the coding sequence ATGACCACACTGCCGGACCGCGTCCTGCGGGCGCTTGACCAGTTCAATGCCACCCACCCGTGGGATCACAACGCCCACTACCACCGGTGGATTCTGCGGCAGCTCCCCCGGCGCCTCGAGACCGCCCTGGACATCGGCTGCGGCAGTGGTGACCTCGCCAGGCTCCTGGCCACCCGCGCCCGCACGGTGCGCGGAATCGACTCCGACCCGGCGATCATCACCCGAGCCAGGGAACTCACCGATCCGGCAGCGCCCGTCGCCTTCACGGTCGCGAACGCGCTGACCGGGATCCCCAGCGGCCGCTACGACGTCATCACCTGCGTCGCCGCGATCCACCATCTGCCGTTCACCGAGGCGCTCACCACCTTCCGCGAGCGCCTGGCGCCCGGCGGAACCCTGGTGGTGGTCGGCCTCGCCCGCCCGACAACTCCCGGCGACCATCTGCTCGGAGCCGCCGCCGTCCCGCTCAACGTCGCCACGGGCTGGCTCAAGAACAGGGGCCGCCAAGCACCCCGGCCGCCGTCGATGACCGCCCGGACCCGCCCGGCGGAGATGAGCTTTCCCGACATCGTCCGCCGGGCTCGTGACACCCTGCCCGGCGCCCGGCTGCGCCGTCGGCTGTTCTGGCGCTACACGCTCGTATGCCATCGCCGTTGA
- a CDS encoding DUF1772 domain-containing protein gives MQHTLSVVTVVVVGLMVGVEFAVGVFLNPIFEQLPDNGGLAARGAGARILGKVMPVWYISSVVLGSVWAALAWGDAGAGLVATATALLVLSVLMSIALLVPINSRVARWTEDTLPADWRQQLGRWDRFHYGRVAVIVTAFALLVLGIA, from the coding sequence ATGCAGCACACACTCTCCGTCGTCACGGTGGTGGTCGTCGGTCTCATGGTGGGCGTGGAGTTCGCGGTGGGGGTCTTCCTCAACCCGATCTTCGAGCAGCTGCCGGACAACGGCGGCCTCGCGGCCCGCGGCGCGGGAGCCCGCATCCTGGGCAAGGTGATGCCCGTCTGGTACATCAGCTCGGTCGTGCTGGGCTCGGTCTGGGCGGCGCTGGCGTGGGGCGACGCCGGAGCGGGGCTCGTCGCCACAGCCACGGCCCTGCTCGTCCTGAGTGTGCTGATGTCGATCGCCCTGCTGGTTCCGATCAACTCCCGTGTCGCCCGGTGGACGGAGGACACCCTCCCGGCGGACTGGCGGCAGCAGCTCGGCCGCTGGGACCGGTTCCACTACGGACGCGTCGCCGTCATCGTCACGGCGTTCGCCCTGCTGGTCCTCGGTATCGCGTGA
- a CDS encoding TetR/AcrR family transcriptional regulator — translation MSVQERKARERAQRHQLIVAAARELAESQGWDAVTTRRLAERIEYSQPVLYSHFRGKREIVGAVALEGFTELTAAMRHAVADGPAGRAAVAALAGAYVDFAERNPALYDAMFLLETGLPFADDTTPAPLREAFGTLLDTLGDIAGDAAPALFVEVFWSALHGLVALTRSGRLPRGDASRRLDLLVDRFSGR, via the coding sequence ATGTCGGTACAGGAGCGCAAGGCGCGCGAGCGGGCCCAACGCCACCAGCTGATCGTCGCGGCGGCCCGTGAACTCGCGGAGTCCCAGGGCTGGGACGCGGTGACCACACGTCGGCTGGCGGAGCGCATCGAGTACAGCCAGCCGGTGCTCTACAGCCACTTCCGCGGCAAACGCGAGATCGTCGGAGCCGTGGCCCTGGAGGGGTTCACCGAGCTGACGGCCGCGATGCGGCACGCGGTGGCCGACGGTCCGGCCGGGCGGGCGGCGGTGGCCGCGCTCGCGGGCGCCTACGTCGACTTCGCCGAGCGCAACCCCGCGCTCTACGACGCGATGTTCCTCCTCGAAACCGGACTCCCCTTCGCCGACGACACCACGCCCGCACCGCTGCGCGAGGCGTTCGGGACACTGCTGGACACCCTCGGCGACATCGCGGGCGACGCCGCACCCGCCCTGTTCGTCGAGGTCTTCTGGTCCGCCTTGCACGGCCTGGTCGCGCTCACCCGCTCGGGCCGGCTCCCCCGGGGCGACGCCTCGCGACGGCTCGACCTCCTGGTGGACCGGTTCTCGGGCCGCTGA
- a CDS encoding FAD-dependent oxidoreductase gives MTSLPTGYAPSSYWMASAPGPSYPTLEPGWEGTAPDVEVAVVGGGIAGICTAWELARAGRRVALVESDRLAAGATGHTTAKLSALQGLAYQDIRGARGEEAARLYAASQADAVDRVRQVTAELGIDCDLEECPAFTYAEGEDTMEKVRAEAETASAAGLDASFTTETDLPFPVAGAVRVAAQAQFHPRKYLLALVEDLIARGGLVFEHSRVVNLSEGHPCRLTTERGARLRARDVVVATAYPIFDRALLFPRLEVKRELVVAAVLPSDRAPRGMYLTPEDGTRSVRTAPYRDGQRLLIVTGEKFTPGVGDVERRCARLIDWTQDRFRGAEPAFRWAAQDNWTTDHVPYVGPLHPASRHAFVATGFAGWGMTGGVLTGRLLAARLTGGPLPWEGLYDPRRLHPVREAPALLRVQATVARHFIGDRLSGDGADAIRNIPPGGGAVVRLGGRQRAVHRDDEGELHTLTARCTHLGCLVRFNNAERSWECPCHGSRFAIDGSVLQGPAVRPLKRIEDDEGGARDTGRGRQ, from the coding sequence ATGACGAGTCTTCCCACCGGATACGCGCCGTCGTCCTACTGGATGGCGTCGGCGCCCGGACCGTCGTACCCAACCCTGGAGCCCGGCTGGGAGGGCACCGCTCCGGATGTCGAGGTCGCCGTGGTCGGCGGCGGCATCGCGGGCATCTGCACGGCCTGGGAGCTGGCCCGCGCCGGACGCCGGGTGGCCCTGGTGGAGTCGGACCGGCTGGCCGCCGGGGCCACCGGGCACACCACGGCCAAGCTCTCCGCCCTCCAGGGCCTGGCGTACCAGGACATCCGGGGCGCACGAGGCGAGGAGGCGGCCCGGCTCTACGCCGCCTCACAGGCCGACGCCGTGGACCGGGTGCGGCAGGTGACCGCCGAGCTGGGGATCGACTGCGATCTTGAGGAGTGCCCCGCCTTCACCTATGCCGAAGGCGAGGACACCATGGAGAAGGTGCGGGCCGAGGCGGAAACCGCCTCGGCGGCCGGTCTGGACGCTTCGTTCACCACGGAGACCGATCTGCCCTTCCCGGTGGCGGGAGCGGTTCGGGTGGCGGCACAGGCGCAGTTCCACCCCCGGAAGTACCTGCTGGCGCTGGTGGAGGATCTCATCGCGCGGGGAGGTCTGGTCTTCGAGCACTCCCGGGTGGTGAACCTCAGCGAGGGCCACCCGTGCCGCCTGACCACCGAGCGCGGAGCACGGTTGCGGGCCCGCGACGTGGTGGTGGCGACGGCCTACCCGATCTTCGACCGGGCTCTGCTCTTTCCCCGTCTGGAAGTGAAGCGGGAGCTGGTCGTCGCCGCCGTGCTCCCCTCCGACCGCGCCCCGCGCGGCATGTATCTCACGCCCGAGGACGGCACCCGCTCGGTACGCACCGCGCCCTACCGGGACGGGCAGCGGTTGCTCATCGTCACCGGGGAGAAGTTCACCCCCGGCGTCGGTGATGTCGAGCGGCGCTGTGCGCGGCTGATCGACTGGACACAGGACCGTTTCCGCGGCGCCGAACCCGCCTTCCGCTGGGCGGCCCAGGACAACTGGACCACCGATCACGTGCCCTATGTGGGGCCACTGCACCCCGCCTCCCGCCATGCCTTCGTGGCCACCGGGTTCGCCGGATGGGGTATGACCGGTGGCGTACTCACCGGCAGACTGCTGGCCGCGAGGCTCACCGGAGGTCCCCTGCCGTGGGAGGGGCTGTACGATCCGCGCCGGCTGCACCCGGTGCGCGAGGCCCCGGCACTGTTGAGGGTCCAGGCCACCGTGGCGCGCCACTTCATCGGTGACCGGCTGTCCGGGGACGGCGCCGACGCGATACGGAACATCCCGCCGGGTGGCGGGGCGGTCGTCCGCCTCGGCGGGCGACAGCGGGCCGTACACCGCGACGACGAGGGCGAGTTGCACACGCTGACCGCCCGCTGCACACACCTGGGCTGCCTGGTGCGCTTCAACAACGCCGAGCGGAGCTGGGAATGCCCGTGCCACGGCTCGCGGTTCGCCATCGACGGCAGTGTGCTTCAGGGCCCGGCGGTTCGTCCGCTGAAGCGGATCGAGGACGACGAGGGCGGAGCACGGGACACCGGGCGTGGTCGGCAATGA
- the gvpJ gene encoding gas vesicle protein GvpJ produces MTVASQQSQYLDRSGSGSSLVDVVDLILDKGLVIDVYVRVSLVGIELLTIDARVVVASVDTYLRFAEATNRLDLARSGTETHGLPGLMDELREGGSQKKTKGALEGVKETVSDLLHDDEDDEAGGDEDEESAEKTERPRRKRSSTTHRERER; encoded by the coding sequence GTGACCGTAGCAAGCCAGCAGAGCCAGTATCTGGACCGGTCCGGCTCCGGCAGCAGCCTGGTCGACGTGGTCGACCTGATCCTGGACAAGGGCCTGGTCATCGATGTGTACGTCCGTGTGTCCCTGGTGGGGATCGAGCTGCTGACCATCGATGCCCGCGTCGTGGTCGCCAGTGTCGACACCTACCTGCGCTTCGCGGAGGCGACGAACCGCCTCGACCTCGCCCGCAGCGGCACCGAGACCCATGGCCTGCCCGGTCTGATGGACGAGTTGCGCGAGGGCGGCAGCCAGAAGAAGACCAAGGGTGCGCTGGAAGGCGTCAAGGAAACGGTCTCCGATCTGCTCCACGACGACGAGGACGACGAGGCCGGCGGAGACGAGGACGAGGAAAGCGCCGAAAAGACGGAACGGCCCCGGCGCAAGCGGAGTTCCACGACCCACAGGGAGCGCGAGCGGTGA
- a CDS encoding GvpL/GvpF family gas vesicle protein has translation MAGNGRACYVYGVVTDDRADDVVKDLPAVGDPDTAVTLVRQGGQAAVVSEVPTDKPLGTPDDLRAHARVLDALAADASPVLPFRFGTVVRDTEAVTGELLSEGHDDFDRALERLRGRSQFTLRASYAQDAVLREVLEEQPEVRRLREELQGLPEEAGYNERIQLGQLVMDSIAAKREVDALEVDRRLGPLALASAASEPSSAEGLVNAAFLVDDARRAEFEHAAEELALHWRDRVQLRLLGPLAPYDFVADALSEAEEPEPVTDTGG, from the coding sequence ATGGCGGGTAACGGACGTGCCTGTTATGTCTACGGTGTCGTGACGGACGACCGCGCCGACGACGTCGTCAAGGATCTGCCCGCGGTCGGCGACCCGGATACCGCGGTGACGCTGGTACGCCAGGGTGGACAGGCCGCCGTGGTCAGCGAAGTGCCCACCGACAAACCACTGGGCACCCCGGACGATCTGCGGGCACACGCCCGGGTGCTGGACGCCCTGGCCGCCGACGCCTCGCCCGTGCTTCCGTTCCGTTTCGGCACCGTGGTACGCGATACCGAAGCGGTCACCGGCGAGTTGCTGTCCGAGGGGCATGACGACTTCGACCGAGCGCTCGAACGGCTGCGGGGCCGCTCGCAGTTCACCCTGCGGGCCAGCTATGCGCAGGACGCGGTGTTGCGTGAGGTGCTGGAGGAACAGCCGGAGGTCAGACGACTGAGGGAGGAACTCCAGGGACTCCCCGAGGAGGCGGGCTACAACGAGCGGATCCAGCTCGGACAGCTGGTCATGGACAGCATCGCCGCCAAGCGGGAGGTGGACGCGCTGGAAGTGGACCGTCGGCTGGGGCCGTTGGCGCTGGCGTCGGCCGCGTCGGAACCGTCGTCCGCCGAAGGACTCGTCAACGCCGCCTTCCTGGTCGACGACGCACGGCGGGCGGAGTTCGAACACGCCGCGGAGGAGCTGGCCCTCCACTGGCGCGACCGGGTCCAGCTCCGGCTGCTCGGGCCGCTGGCCCCGTATGACTTCGTGGCCGACGCGCTCAGCGAGGCCGAGGAACCCGAGCCCGTCACCGACACAGGCGGTTAG
- the ccmI gene encoding c-type cytochrome biogenesis protein CcmI — protein MGLFTGLVTLPLAPVRGVAWIAEQIREEARRQLYDPAVIQQRLEEVARARDSGELGEEEAAELETELVRRLMSGGPPSGGMEG, from the coding sequence ATGGGACTGTTCACCGGACTGGTCACCCTGCCGCTCGCACCGGTGCGGGGTGTCGCCTGGATCGCCGAGCAGATCCGCGAGGAAGCCCGTCGGCAGCTCTACGACCCCGCTGTCATCCAGCAGCGCCTCGAGGAGGTCGCACGGGCGCGGGACAGCGGTGAACTCGGCGAGGAGGAGGCGGCCGAGCTGGAGACCGAGCTGGTCCGCCGGCTGATGTCCGGCGGCCCGCCCAGCGGGGGCATGGAGGGCTGA
- the gvpO gene encoding gas vesicle protein GvpO, producing the protein MPREQRRARGEHGREREHTHEHDREPDRERAQERGRKPAPDRDRDRDRERKRTRPGGRRNHGLSAREAALSAARQVRELTGRDPEGVTSLERREDGWEVGVEVVETHRVPDSTDILAEYRVEVDDDGELRSYRRHHRHYRGRSEERT; encoded by the coding sequence GTGCCCCGGGAGCAACGGCGCGCACGCGGGGAACACGGTCGCGAGCGGGAACACACCCATGAGCACGACCGGGAGCCGGACCGCGAACGGGCGCAGGAGCGCGGCCGCAAACCGGCCCCGGACCGGGACCGGGACCGGGACCGAGAGCGGAAGCGGACACGGCCCGGCGGGCGGCGGAACCACGGCCTCAGCGCCCGTGAAGCGGCCCTGAGCGCCGCGCGCCAGGTGCGCGAGCTCACCGGGCGGGACCCGGAGGGGGTCACCTCGCTGGAGCGCCGGGAGGACGGCTGGGAGGTCGGCGTCGAGGTGGTGGAGACCCACCGCGTACCGGACTCCACCGACATCCTCGCCGAATACCGCGTCGAGGTGGACGACGACGGCGAACTCCGCTCCTACCGGCGCCACCACCGCCACTACCGGGGCAGGTCGGAGGAGCGGACATGA
- a CDS encoding gas vesicle protein: MESSREPVRRGTEPSSLADILERVLDKGIVIAGDIQINLLDIELLTIKIRLLVASVDRAKEMGIDWWEHDPTLSSGARDVLEENERLRRRVGELESGRDTDQEDER; the protein is encoded by the coding sequence ATGGAGAGCTCGCGTGAACCGGTCCGCCGCGGCACCGAGCCGTCCAGCCTCGCCGACATCCTGGAACGGGTGCTGGACAAGGGCATCGTCATCGCCGGGGACATCCAGATCAATCTGCTGGACATCGAACTGCTGACGATCAAGATCCGGCTGCTGGTCGCGTCCGTGGACCGGGCCAAGGAGATGGGCATCGACTGGTGGGAGCACGACCCGACCCTCTCCTCCGGTGCCCGGGACGTCCTGGAGGAGAACGAACGACTGCGGCGGCGCGTCGGCGAACTGGAATCCGGCCGCGATACGGACCAGGAGGACGAACGGTGA
- a CDS encoding GvpL/GvpF family gas vesicle protein, translated as MNGPQATWLYAVTTAPADGGPPKALTGVAGVAGEPVRLVVGSGLAAVVGSVPLSDFDEEALRDHLEDLRWLERAARAHHYVINEAARHGQVVPLRFATLYHDDERVRAMLEERREDLTDTLSRVTGRTEWGVKAYADPRAFVPGPAEPTGGGDRPGTAYLMRRRAQRQERETAQDRATERAAEIHTALAALAVATAAHPPQDTALAAYEGWMVLNNSYLVPDTATDGFTATVGALRERYPDISLELSGPWPPYSFTAPPEGSP; from the coding sequence GTGAACGGGCCCCAGGCCACCTGGCTCTACGCGGTGACCACCGCGCCGGCTGACGGCGGCCCGCCGAAGGCGCTCACCGGTGTGGCCGGTGTGGCGGGTGAACCGGTGCGCCTGGTCGTGGGCTCGGGACTGGCGGCCGTCGTCGGCTCCGTACCGCTCAGCGACTTCGACGAGGAGGCGTTGCGCGACCACCTGGAGGATCTGCGGTGGCTGGAGCGGGCTGCCCGGGCACACCACTACGTGATCAACGAGGCGGCGCGCCATGGGCAGGTGGTCCCGCTGCGCTTCGCCACGCTCTACCACGACGACGAGCGTGTCCGGGCCATGCTCGAGGAGCGCCGGGAAGACCTCACGGACACCCTCTCCCGGGTGACCGGCCGGACCGAATGGGGGGTCAAGGCGTATGCCGACCCCCGTGCCTTCGTACCCGGTCCGGCCGAGCCCACGGGCGGTGGCGACCGGCCCGGAACCGCCTATCTGATGCGCCGCCGCGCCCAGCGGCAGGAGCGCGAGACCGCGCAGGACCGCGCCACCGAACGGGCGGCGGAGATCCACACGGCACTCGCCGCGCTGGCGGTGGCGACGGCCGCGCATCCACCGCAGGACACGGCGCTGGCCGCCTACGAGGGGTGGATGGTGCTCAACAACTCGTATCTGGTGCCCGACACCGCCACGGACGGGTTCACCGCCACCGTGGGCGCCCTCCGGGAGCGCTACCCGGACATCAGCCTGGAGCTCAGCGGCCCGTGGCCGCCGTACTCGTTCACCGCACCGCCGGAGGGGTCGCCATGA
- a CDS encoding gas vesicle protein, giving the protein MTHAVERREVALVDLLDRVLAGGVVIAGEITLTIADVDLVRISLRALIASVRAENQDDDDGH; this is encoded by the coding sequence ATGACACACGCGGTCGAGCGCCGGGAAGTGGCGCTGGTGGACCTCCTGGACCGGGTACTGGCCGGAGGCGTGGTGATCGCCGGGGAGATCACCCTGACCATCGCCGATGTGGACCTGGTGCGGATCTCCCTGCGCGCGCTGATCGCCTCGGTACGGGCGGAGAACCAGGACGACGACGATGGCCACTGA
- a CDS encoding gas vesicle protein K produces MATDRTPAPDDRPDLTGRPARPGPSAADGERHVSRRVEVDEESVRQSLAGLVLTIVELLRQLMERQALRRIDQGGLSDEQIEKLGLTLMALEENMTELRERFGLTEEDLNLDLGPLGPLLPRD; encoded by the coding sequence ATGGCCACTGACCGCACCCCCGCCCCGGACGACCGTCCCGACCTCACCGGCCGCCCCGCCCGGCCCGGCCCTTCGGCAGCGGACGGCGAACGTCATGTGTCCCGGCGGGTCGAGGTGGACGAGGAGTCGGTGCGCCAGAGTCTGGCCGGGCTGGTGCTCACCATCGTGGAGCTGCTGCGCCAGCTGATGGAGCGGCAGGCGCTGCGCCGAATCGACCAGGGCGGTCTCAGCGACGAGCAGATCGAGAAGCTGGGGCTGACCCTGATGGCGCTGGAGGAGAACATGACCGAACTGCGCGAGCGCTTCGGCCTGACCGAAGAGGACCTGAACCTCGACCTCGGCCCGCTGGGCCCCCTCCTGCCCCGTGACTAG
- a CDS encoding iron-containing redox enzyme family protein yields the protein MTAVPEPGAPAQGPELPPPRGPVSAALVPWLRTGAGALPTGEQAKRANPYGEDAQLALYLLYELHYQGFRTVDDSLEWDPALLSLRRSLEESFLRALRADVRASGPEEAMESLLTEPAGDSGSSVSRYLQRRGRLWQLREYAALRSLYHLKEADPHAWVIPRLRGRAKAGMVAVEFDEFGGGRAEDIHSRLFADLMDDLGLETAYGHYVDCAPAEVFATVNLMSLLGLHRALRGALVGHFAAVEVTSSPASRRLAQAMRRNGAGPAAERYYDEHVEADAVHEQVVRRDVIGGLLRDEPGLAPDVAFGIEATGFLEDRLGACLLGAWRDGRSALRAPLRLRTAPSRA from the coding sequence ATGACGGCCGTCCCGGAACCCGGTGCGCCGGCTCAGGGCCCGGAGCTGCCACCGCCACGCGGCCCTGTGTCGGCGGCCCTCGTGCCGTGGCTCCGGACGGGGGCGGGCGCCCTTCCCACGGGTGAGCAGGCGAAGCGTGCGAACCCCTACGGCGAGGATGCCCAGCTCGCCCTGTACCTGTTGTACGAGCTCCACTACCAGGGTTTTCGCACGGTGGACGACAGCCTGGAATGGGATCCCGCCCTGTTGTCGCTGCGCCGTTCCCTGGAGGAGTCCTTCCTCCGCGCCCTGCGCGCGGATGTCCGCGCGAGCGGCCCGGAAGAGGCCATGGAGTCGCTGCTCACCGAGCCCGCCGGGGACAGCGGCAGCAGCGTCAGCCGCTATCTGCAACGCCGAGGGCGGTTGTGGCAGTTGCGGGAGTACGCGGCGCTGCGGTCGCTGTACCACCTCAAGGAGGCCGACCCGCACGCCTGGGTCATTCCGCGGCTCCGTGGCCGCGCGAAGGCCGGAATGGTGGCCGTGGAGTTCGACGAATTCGGTGGCGGCCGCGCCGAGGACATCCATTCCCGGCTGTTCGCCGATCTGATGGACGATCTGGGTCTGGAGACCGCGTACGGCCATTACGTGGACTGCGCACCGGCGGAGGTGTTCGCCACGGTCAATCTGATGTCGCTGCTGGGGCTGCACCGGGCGCTGCGCGGCGCGTTGGTCGGCCACTTCGCCGCGGTGGAAGTCACCTCCTCCCCCGCGTCCCGGCGGCTTGCCCAGGCGATGCGACGCAACGGGGCGGGCCCCGCCGCGGAGCGGTACTACGACGAACACGTCGAGGCGGACGCGGTGCACGAGCAGGTCGTACGCCGAGATGTGATCGGCGGCCTGCTGCGGGACGAGCCCGGGTTGGCGCCGGACGTGGCGTTCGGCATCGAAGCCACGGGTTTCCTCGAAGACCGGCTGGGCGCGTGTCTTCTGGGAGCGTGGCGGGACGGCCGCAGCGCACTGCGGGCCCCGCTGCGCCTCCGTACGGCGCCATCACGCGCCTGA
- a CDS encoding CsbD family protein, with product MNVGKKMAHKAEELKGQAQKVIGRATGNRRLRSEGHGHQAKGGAKQVGEKIKDVFRH from the coding sequence ATGAACGTCGGGAAGAAGATGGCCCACAAGGCCGAGGAACTCAAGGGTCAGGCCCAGAAGGTGATCGGGCGGGCCACCGGAAACCGCCGGCTCCGGAGCGAGGGCCACGGCCACCAGGCCAAGGGCGGCGCGAAGCAGGTGGGAGAGAAGATCAAGGATGTCTTCCGGCACTGA
- a CDS encoding VOC family protein, with protein MMAGTAELAEAEVGAMASGGDGRPCSPCWVDLTTPDLRTTQEFYGAVLGWTWRPSEAGGGFRVALSGGDPVASVGEAASGLRAAAHWTPFFATGGADAIAARIHERGGTVGVGPLPFGTGRVALASDPHGAVFGFWEDAVFPGWPPGRDSSPAWLELRTRDAFAAALFYGEVFGWTTEGSTCSVEYEDEEVVVWQAGRKAAAIRGGAVEAAPDPRVRPRWCVHFHVADVDAAVAAARAAGGTVDVAPAASSSSGTGREAALRDPIGGRFGVTAG; from the coding sequence ATGATGGCCGGAACGGCGGAGCTCGCGGAGGCGGAGGTCGGTGCGATGGCGTCTGGCGGCGACGGCCGGCCGTGCTCACCCTGCTGGGTCGATCTCACCACCCCCGACCTGCGCACGACGCAGGAGTTCTACGGCGCTGTCCTCGGATGGACATGGCGCCCCAGTGAAGCGGGCGGGGGATTCCGGGTTGCCCTGAGCGGTGGGGACCCCGTGGCCAGCGTCGGGGAGGCGGCGTCCGGACTGCGTGCCGCCGCCCACTGGACACCGTTCTTCGCCACCGGTGGCGCGGATGCCATCGCGGCGCGGATTCACGAGCGCGGTGGAACGGTCGGGGTCGGTCCGCTGCCCTTCGGTACGGGCCGGGTCGCACTGGCCTCGGACCCGCACGGGGCGGTCTTCGGCTTCTGGGAGGACGCGGTGTTCCCCGGCTGGCCGCCGGGCCGGGACAGCTCGCCCGCCTGGCTGGAGCTGCGCACCCGCGACGCCTTCGCCGCCGCGTTGTTCTACGGCGAGGTCTTCGGCTGGACCACGGAGGGCAGCACCTGCTCGGTGGAGTACGAGGACGAGGAGGTGGTCGTGTGGCAGGCGGGCCGCAAGGCCGCCGCCATCCGCGGTGGCGCGGTGGAAGCGGCGCCCGACCCTCGGGTGCGGCCCCGGTGGTGCGTGCACTTCCACGTGGCCGATGTGGATGCGGCGGTGGCCGCTGCCCGCGCGGCAGGCGGCACCGTGGACGTCGCCCCGGCCGCGTCCTCCTCCTCCGGCACCGGACGCGAGGCGGCCCTTCGTGACCCCATCGGCGGCCGGTTCGGCGTGACCGCCGGATGA
- a CDS encoding DUF6328 family protein has protein sequence MRNDDHRPTTGRSESAEERADRKWAELLQEVRVTQTGVQILFAFLLTVAFTPRFTDLGSADRAIYVVTVLLGAAATGALIAPVSLHRIVAGRRLKPETVAWASRFTLAGLVLLLCTVTSALLLILRVVVSDGTAFWLVAAALLWFAICWFVPAVWLRRHSRTSRPSARNRSR, from the coding sequence ATGCGGAACGACGACCACCGGCCCACGACCGGCCGCAGCGAGTCAGCGGAGGAGCGGGCCGACCGCAAGTGGGCGGAGCTGCTGCAAGAGGTGAGGGTGACCCAGACCGGTGTGCAGATCCTCTTCGCGTTCCTGCTCACGGTCGCCTTCACACCGCGCTTCACGGACCTGGGCAGCGCGGACCGGGCCATCTATGTCGTGACGGTTCTCCTGGGCGCTGCGGCGACCGGGGCACTGATCGCCCCGGTCTCCCTGCACCGGATCGTCGCCGGGCGCCGTCTCAAGCCGGAGACGGTGGCCTGGGCGTCCCGTTTCACACTGGCCGGGCTCGTGCTGCTCCTCTGCACCGTGACGTCGGCGCTGCTGCTGATCCTTCGCGTCGTGGTGTCCGACGGAACGGCCTTCTGGCTGGTGGCCGCGGCACTGCTGTGGTTCGCCATCTGCTGGTTCGTCCCCGCCGTCTGGCTGCGCCGCCACTCGCGCACGAGCCGCCCGTCGGCACGGAACCGCTCACGCTAG